From Roseburia hominis, the proteins below share one genomic window:
- a CDS encoding sigma-70 family RNA polymerase sigma factor, whose product MGRDLRQEALTYLLEKADKQGYVTFDDIMDCADANSLPIQDFDWLSSAITTRGILVYDEAPTTSNRIDQDSEDDDYNDYAQSDYEYVYDRIIELDESLRAFVTEVRNIKPPQWKEFSQLKYQVTESNQHARDRMIKMHLRIVLRIALQRAEAYDMDIQDAVGEACIGLVTAVDKYDPDTNGAFGSYAAMWVLQNISRRQPTQRTLMYYPVHKKDPYFSAYPLLKTAGFAGDIDAINNPEVYKLLSEKLSFTNEQTEDAIYATIPFESFEVLYGMFLENFDVFEKHEKTKVNGDLYPRELICEYDIEDEISAVMMREQLLEVLGTLTEREQRVLELRYGLKGGEPKTLEEVGIAFNVTRERVRQIEAKALRKLRHPSRSRKLRDYMDYTPTVKSEDD is encoded by the coding sequence ATGGGAAGAGATTTAAGACAGGAGGCGCTTACATATCTGCTTGAAAAAGCGGATAAACAAGGATATGTCACATTTGACGATATAATGGATTGCGCTGATGCTAATTCTCTTCCGATTCAGGATTTTGATTGGCTATCAAGTGCAATTACCACAAGAGGCATACTTGTATATGATGAAGCTCCTACAACAAGTAACAGAATTGATCAAGACAGTGAAGATGATGACTATAATGATTATGCGCAGAGCGATTACGAATACGTCTATGACAGAATTATTGAATTAGATGAATCATTGAGGGCTTTTGTTACTGAGGTTAGAAATATTAAACCACCTCAATGGAAGGAATTTTCACAACTTAAATATCAGGTAACTGAAAGTAATCAGCATGCACGAGACCGTATGATAAAGATGCATCTTAGGATTGTATTGAGAATTGCACTTCAGAGAGCAGAGGCATATGATATGGATATACAGGATGCTGTTGGCGAAGCCTGCATAGGATTAGTGACAGCTGTAGATAAATACGATCCTGATACTAATGGTGCATTTGGCTCGTATGCAGCCATGTGGGTATTGCAGAATATTTCTAGGCGACAGCCGACACAGAGAACTTTGATGTATTATCCGGTACATAAGAAAGATCCATATTTTTCCGCATATCCTTTGTTAAAGACGGCGGGTTTTGCAGGTGATATAGATGCTATCAATAATCCGGAAGTATATAAACTATTATCGGAGAAGCTCTCATTCACCAATGAACAAACAGAGGATGCTATTTATGCAACAATACCATTCGAATCATTTGAAGTACTGTATGGTATGTTTTTAGAAAACTTTGATGTTTTTGAAAAACATGAAAAAACAAAAGTGAATGGGGATTTGTATCCGCGGGAATTAATCTGTGAGTATGACATTGAAGATGAAATATCTGCAGTTATGATGCGAGAGCAATTGCTTGAAGTGTTAGGAACGTTGACCGAAAGGGAACAACGGGTGTTAGAATTGCGTTATGGTTTGAAGGGTGGCGAGCCTAAAACACTTGAAGAGGTAGGAATTGCATTTAATGTCACGAGAGAACGTGTAAGACAGATAGAAGCAAAAGCATTGAGAAAATTGCGGCATCCGTCTCGAAGTCGGAAGCTTCGGGATTACATGGATTACACGCCAACTGTAAAAAGTGAAGATGATTAA
- a CDS encoding AAA family ATPase yields the protein MLLQSIKLENFRQFRNESIDFADGNNGKNVTIIIGENGTGKTTFAQAFFWCLYGETEFSDKNMLNKIVATEMRPGQECKVQVTLKLHHGEVDYTLIREQIYRKDTSNRIKADNTTFDIAVKDASGNTNYVKKFQCESEVKGILPKELSRYFFFDGERIEKMSKDISTGKKATDFAKAVKGLLGLNAMYSAIQHFDPIKKSSVISSYESSYNAQSNTKIKEYTDTIERCKTEIAAIDARIEELDNEIEAARARKAEKSEEIKQYAEGEELQEKKEKLLSKIRAAEKSKSNVYKLISKDFNGSLSSFFSISLIQRALELLSEKDFAGKDIPYMHAKTIEYLLKQKVCLCGTHLDEGTIPYTKVKELIDFLPPQSISTTIGDFKKESKRRANDRQDIYGQVSDHLAVISQQEDDLTDLRDELAIVEGKLSGGDVRAKVRAINNEIQICDQTIRKDNAERDRKIAEKGKKESEMERADTERRNLTLLDDNNKKIEIYKAYAERIYKELQEVYMTSEAEIRYRLQTTINDIFKQIYEGGLYLTIDEKYHISVYATDYDGDVETSTAQSISVIFAFITGIIKMARDNRIATDEDVQLLSSEPYPLVMDAPLSAFDKRRIKTVCEALPETAEQVIIFIKDTDGELAEDYMGDRIGSRHHFDKKNEFETVLV from the coding sequence GTGTTACTTCAATCGATAAAACTGGAGAACTTCCGCCAGTTTCGTAATGAATCTATTGATTTTGCTGACGGAAATAATGGGAAAAATGTAACCATAATCATCGGTGAGAATGGTACTGGCAAGACTACTTTCGCACAGGCCTTCTTCTGGTGTTTGTACGGAGAGACAGAGTTTTCAGATAAGAATATGCTCAATAAAATAGTGGCTACAGAGATGAGACCGGGACAGGAATGTAAGGTTCAGGTTACTTTGAAGCTGCATCATGGAGAAGTTGACTATACACTTATCAGAGAACAGATTTATCGTAAGGATACTTCCAATAGAATCAAGGCTGATAATACTACTTTTGATATTGCAGTTAAGGATGCTTCTGGAAATACCAATTACGTAAAGAAGTTTCAATGCGAAAGTGAAGTTAAAGGCATTTTGCCTAAGGAATTATCAAGATACTTTTTCTTTGACGGCGAACGTATCGAGAAGATGAGTAAGGATATTTCTACAGGTAAGAAGGCAACAGATTTTGCTAAAGCAGTAAAAGGTTTACTTGGTTTGAATGCAATGTATAGTGCAATCCAGCATTTTGATCCAATAAAAAAAAGTAGCGTTATTAGTAGCTATGAATCAAGTTACAATGCACAGAGTAATACGAAGATTAAGGAATATACTGACACCATAGAGCGTTGCAAGACGGAAATTGCTGCTATCGACGCACGTATAGAGGAATTGGATAACGAAATAGAAGCTGCACGTGCGAGAAAGGCAGAAAAGTCTGAGGAGATTAAGCAGTATGCCGAAGGTGAAGAGTTGCAGGAGAAGAAGGAAAAACTTCTTAGTAAGATTAGAGCAGCTGAGAAATCAAAGTCTAATGTATATAAGTTGATTAGCAAGGACTTTAATGGAAGTCTGAGTTCGTTCTTCTCAATCTCGCTAATTCAGCGTGCACTGGAACTGTTATCGGAAAAGGATTTTGCCGGAAAAGACATTCCATATATGCATGCAAAGACCATAGAATACCTATTAAAGCAGAAGGTTTGTCTTTGTGGTACACATCTGGATGAGGGAACCATACCATATACGAAGGTTAAGGAGTTGATAGATTTTCTACCACCTCAGTCTATTAGCACCACTATTGGTGATTTTAAGAAGGAGTCTAAACGAAGAGCAAATGACCGTCAGGATATCTACGGACAGGTAAGCGACCATTTGGCAGTTATTAGCCAGCAGGAAGATGACCTCACTGATTTAAGGGATGAGCTTGCTATTGTAGAGGGTAAGCTTAGTGGTGGAGATGTCCGTGCAAAGGTTCGTGCAATCAATAATGAAATCCAGATTTGCGATCAGACTATTCGTAAGGATAATGCAGAACGAGATCGCAAGATTGCTGAAAAAGGCAAAAAAGAGAGTGAGATGGAGCGTGCAGATACAGAACGCCGTAACCTTACACTGTTAGATGACAATAACAAGAAAATAGAGATTTATAAGGCATATGCTGAAAGAATTTATAAAGAGCTGCAGGAAGTATATATGACAAGTGAGGCTGAGATTCGTTACCGTCTGCAGACTACTATTAATGATATTTTCAAGCAGATTTATGAAGGTGGGTTATATTTAACCATTGATGAGAAATATCATATTTCGGTATACGCTACAGATTATGATGGAGATGTTGAAACATCAACGGCTCAGAGTATATCTGTAATATTTGCATTTATTACAGGCATCATTAAAATGGCACGTGACAACAGAATTGCAACTGATGAGGATGTACAGCTTCTTTCTTCCGAACCGTATCCGTTAGTAATGGATGCACCATTATCTGCATTTGATAAGAGAAGAATTAAGACAGTATGCGAGGCGCTTCCTGAGACTGCTGAGCAGGTAATTATCTTTATCAAAGATACCGACGGTGAACTTGCGGAAGATTACATGGGAGATAGAATCGGAAGCAGACATCACTTCGATAAGAAGAATGAGTTTGAAACAGTATTAGTATAG
- a CDS encoding DEAD/DEAH box helicase family protein produces the protein MGFKDHKVKSEYRSLIDNVVQDFYIPLLRESISYKRAVGFFSSSSLVEISKGIAEMASEGGKIQIVASPYLSDEDIEAIKKGYEDRNHIIEKALLAQIAEEPTDYYSMERLNLLASLIADGIMDIQIAYTEDRGGIGMYHEKMGIVEDALGDKIAFSGSNNESATAMSINYETMDVFRSWGDQSEVERVRLKENAFYSIWHDSEPNIKVMEFPNITDALIEKYRRKSPNFNIDKDQFARRILTYATKISDMAREQQGPIGARVPEDIELRDYQKDAIASWVGENYRGIFDMATGTGKTLTGLGAISKLSEDLDDVLAVIIVCPYQHLVEQWVEDIVRFNIKPIIGYSSSPQRDWKKRLARAVRDQKLRREKSFFCFVCTNATFANSTVQEEISKIQSSVLLVVDEAHNFGARSYAILLDDRFAYRLALSATLDRHRDDEGTAVLYDFFGKKCIEYSLERAIEQDKLTKYKYFPIPVYLTDEELEKYEQKSYEMSKCLIKGKDGKYKLNKRGEILAMERARIVAGASQKLDALKEYIAPYADDNNILVYCGATNVVDEKADNSNTDEDDIRQIEAVTRILGNEFHMEVAKFTSEENMETRATIEEQFQKGDRLQAIVAIKCLDEGVNIPGIRTAFILASTTNPKEYIQRRGRVLRKADNKPFAEIYDFVTLPRELDSVSGLTTEQAQRDLSLVKNELARIKEFGRLSMNSMEANDLIWDIQEAYHIAEEDENDSERIGL, from the coding sequence ATGGGATTTAAGGATCATAAGGTGAAAAGTGAATATAGATCCTTGATAGACAATGTGGTGCAAGATTTTTATATACCACTTTTAAGGGAATCGATTTCCTACAAAAGAGCGGTTGGCTTTTTTTCATCATCTTCACTTGTGGAGATATCAAAAGGAATTGCTGAAATGGCTTCGGAAGGCGGTAAGATTCAGATTGTTGCATCTCCTTACTTATCAGATGAAGATATCGAAGCAATAAAGAAGGGATACGAGGATAGAAATCACATTATTGAAAAGGCACTGTTAGCTCAAATCGCCGAGGAGCCTACGGATTACTATTCGATGGAGAGATTGAATCTCTTGGCCTCACTTATTGCGGATGGAATCATGGATATTCAAATTGCCTATACAGAGGATCGTGGTGGTATAGGTATGTATCATGAGAAGATGGGAATTGTTGAGGATGCTTTGGGAGATAAAATAGCATTCTCTGGATCTAATAATGAGTCAGCCACAGCAATGTCTATAAACTATGAAACAATGGATGTTTTTAGAAGCTGGGGAGATCAAAGCGAAGTTGAGCGCGTAAGATTAAAGGAAAATGCATTCTATTCTATTTGGCACGATTCGGAACCTAATATAAAAGTGATGGAATTTCCAAATATAACAGATGCACTGATAGAAAAATATAGAAGAAAATCTCCGAACTTTAATATTGATAAGGATCAGTTTGCAAGGAGAATTTTAACTTATGCCACAAAGATTAGTGATATGGCAAGGGAACAGCAAGGACCAATTGGCGCTAGAGTACCGGAAGATATTGAACTCAGAGATTATCAGAAGGATGCCATAGCTTCCTGGGTAGGAGAAAACTACAGAGGAATATTTGATATGGCTACGGGTACGGGAAAGACGCTTACCGGACTTGGAGCGATATCGAAGCTTTCTGAAGATTTAGATGATGTCTTGGCAGTAATTATTGTTTGTCCATATCAGCACCTGGTAGAGCAGTGGGTTGAAGATATTGTAAGATTTAACATAAAACCGATTATAGGATATAGTAGTTCTCCACAGAGGGACTGGAAAAAGAGATTAGCGCGTGCTGTAAGAGATCAGAAGCTTCGAAGAGAGAAGAGTTTTTTCTGTTTCGTATGTACGAATGCCACTTTTGCTAATTCTACAGTTCAAGAGGAAATAAGTAAAATTCAGTCATCAGTATTACTTGTGGTTGATGAGGCTCATAACTTTGGAGCGAGAAGCTATGCAATACTGTTAGATGACAGATTTGCATACAGATTAGCTCTTTCTGCAACGCTGGATAGACATAGAGATGACGAAGGAACAGCTGTACTTTATGATTTCTTCGGAAAGAAATGCATTGAGTATTCGTTAGAGCGTGCTATAGAACAGGATAAGCTAACAAAATATAAATATTTCCCTATTCCTGTTTATTTGACTGATGAAGAACTTGAAAAGTATGAACAAAAGTCTTATGAGATGTCAAAGTGTCTAATAAAAGGCAAGGATGGAAAATATAAGTTGAATAAACGTGGTGAAATCCTTGCGATGGAAAGAGCGAGAATTGTTGCCGGAGCAAGCCAGAAGCTTGATGCATTGAAAGAATATATAGCTCCTTATGCTGATGATAACAACATTTTAGTATACTGTGGAGCGACAAATGTGGTTGATGAAAAAGCAGATAATTCTAACACTGATGAAGATGATATTCGTCAGATAGAAGCTGTTACCAGAATTCTGGGGAATGAGTTTCATATGGAAGTTGCGAAATTTACTTCAGAAGAAAATATGGAGACCAGAGCTACTATTGAGGAACAGTTCCAAAAGGGTGACAGATTACAGGCTATCGTAGCTATTAAGTGTTTGGATGAGGGTGTGAATATTCCAGGTATAAGAACCGCATTTATTTTAGCAAGTACCACTAATCCAAAGGAATATATTCAGCGTAGAGGACGTGTACTTAGAAAAGCTGACAATAAGCCATTTGCAGAAATATATGACTTTGTAACGCTACCGAGAGAATTGGATTCTGTTTCTGGACTAACTACAGAGCAGGCGCAAAGAGATTTGTCTCTTGTTAAAAATGAACTCGCAAGGATCAAAGAATTTGGTCGACTTTCTATGAATTCGATGGAAGCAAATGATTTGATTTGGGATATACAAGAAGCGTATCATATCGCAGAAGAAGATGAGAATGATTCAGAAAGGATAGGGCTTTGA